In a single window of the Gossypium hirsutum isolate 1008001.06 chromosome D02, Gossypium_hirsutum_v2.1, whole genome shotgun sequence genome:
- the LOC107908058 gene encoding uncharacterized protein, which yields MVEKLGLKTTKHLNPYKLQWLNNGGEIKVNKQVLVPFAIGKYKDEVLCDVVSIYSFMHKGKKFILAPLTLCQVQEDQERLRKNTEEVRGKNKMTVSASSKEIRKCLSSQQSLLILLFKDSCLLFETSNVLPASISSLLQEFQDVFPDETPKGLPPLRGIEHQIDFIPGATIPNRSAYRSNPEETKELQRQILELLDKGYIRKSLSQCAVLVLFVPKKDGT from the exons ATGGTTGAAAAGTTAGGACTGAAGACGACAAAGCATCTCAATCCCTACAAGTTGCAGTGGCTAAATAATGGAGGAGAGATTAAAGTAAACAAGCAGGTGTTAGTTCCGTTTGCCATTGGAAAGTACAAGGATGAAGTACTTTGCGATGTCGTTTCAAT ATATTCTTTTATGCACAAAGGAAAGAAGTTCATCTTAGCACCTTTGACACTGTGTCAAGTGCAAGAAGATCAGGAGAGATTGCGAAAGAATACTGAAGAAGTTCGTGGGAAAAACAAGATGACTGTGTCTGCAAGTAGCAAAGAAATCAGGAAATGTCTTTCCTCTCAACAATCTTTGCTCATTTTGTTGTTTAAAGATTCTTGTTTATTGTTTGAAACTTCTAATGTTTTGCCTGCTTCCATTTCATCTCTTTTGCAGGAATTTCAAGATGTGTTTCCGGATGAAACACCCAAGGGTTTACCCCCTCTTCGTGGCATTGAGCACCAGATTGATTTCATTCCTGGAGCCACAATTCCAAATAGATCAGCCTATCGAAGTAACCCCGAAGAGACAAAGGAACTTCAAAGACAGATTTTAGAGTTGTTGGATAAAGGTTACATTCGAAAGAGTTTAAGCCAGTGTGCAGTACTAGTGTTGTTTgtacctaagaaagatgggacttAG